DNA from Thunnus maccoyii chromosome 21, fThuMac1.1, whole genome shotgun sequence:
GAGGTTTATTTGTCTGAAATACAACATAACAGTGTGATCACTGTAGCCTGTGGCGTCAATCAAATCCTCTCGTCAGGCAATGTGCTTGGGAAATGTGGTGGATACCGGTGAGCATGATGGTGATGTAACATCCTATTTACATCCCTGTTGGCCTAATCTGCCTAGGGCTGGCTGTGTCATCTCCCTTGGGTAGGCATGTTGGAGCCTTCTACTAGTGTGACACACACCTAATCCTCCTCACTGAGGGAAAAACAAGAAATGGTCCTGGCTGGTCTTTGTCCTCAGATCTCTTAGGTTTTTTCAGGTTTGGTTAAGACAACTTACAGGtttcatttttgtgatttttcgTATTTGTAGTTGACATGTATGTATGCTGCTGACAATGTTCATTTCTTTACTGTCACTGAAGGCTTGCAAAGGCACAGTGTTGACTGTTGACTGACCTACAGCAAGCTTTTCTACCAATGGATAAGTTACTGCAAGATGAGTTTTGAGCTTCAAGAATCGGGGACCTTTGTGACATATTGGGCAACTGAAAATCCTTCCTCCTGGGAAAGAACAATCAAACTCTTCTGGAGAAGAGGACGgtgaaacaaagacaacatttcTTCAGCAGAAGAGGAACGGGAAACAGGATAGAGATTTGATCAATGAATCAACACTGCATTTCCACAACTCGTGTCACGCACAAGGAAAGTTAACAAGCTGATGAAACCATCTTGAGAGATGATGAATCGCTACACCACCCTGAAGCAGCTGGGTGATGGAACCTACGGCAGCGTGCTGATGGGGAGAAGCAACGAGTCTGGAGAGCTGGTGGCTATTAAGAGGTGAGAACTGTCCATCATATCAGCAGTTTGATCACTTGATATAGTCCATTACAGAGATTTTGACCACTTCCTGTTCTTATTTGTAATTTTCAAGGTGTGAGtatgcctaaccctaaccctaacactaaccctaatcTGAACCCCTTTGAACAACTATAGTTTGGATAATTTTCATAatgttacaaaaaaagaaatttcaaaGTGACATTTAGGTCTAATTCCAGTTTCCTGCCATCACCAGGGCAAACAAACCAGCTTCCATGCCTTTGTTTCTGCAGCATGGCAGCAGGGTTCAATAATACATGAGATACCGGGAGATGCGTCCACTGGTTGATTATTTGGTTACCATGCAAGACAATACATGTGGTGACGGTGAAAGAGAGTGAAAGTAGAGGGGTGTGTGTCAGGTTGCTGACATTGTGTAGGGGATGACCGAAACTGGCAGGTGCCCAGAGAGGAGTAAGGGATATCTACACATTCAATGACACTTACATAATTCCAGATGGAGGGAGTTGCTCAAAGATGTTAAAGGTGTCAAGTGTACCAGGTGGTGTGTGGCTGAGGGATTTCGATGTACAATTATAACAATTGTGTCAGGATGTGTTTGGAGACTTAATTCAAGTAgagaaaattaatattaaagCCTGCAGAGTTAAGAATATCAGTTTAGGTCATCTTACATTCTACAGCTTTTGCAGGTTTTGCTCATGAAATGACATGATCTGAAATTTGAGACGCCTCATAAGAACTGAATTATTAATGGAGACTCACTAAGGAAATTTGTAAAGATTGTGACACTATTGTATGTTGGGTGCAATTTATATGACCTGCAAATGTAATATGCTCTACTCCTGAGTTGATGCATGTATACTGTAAATTAACAGCTGCCTTTGACTTCCTTCCATAGAATGAAGAGGAAGTTTTATTCATGGGAAGAATGTATGAACCTAAGAGAAGTGAAGGTAAGGATGTTCAAGAGTGGTCAAGATTAAGAAGAAGGATAATTCATGTTGTATATGATACTTAAATTCAGCAGCTTTTTGAAGTTACTTGTCATGTTTAATCTTTAGTaagtaaatgaaacagaacaaggaCACAGTGTCATAGATACGAAGCAACAAACATTCTTGCATTTCCAAAATGGTATGACCCATCCCCAGTATTTCACAGAACACTAAATTCTTTTGATTAGCCtagtttctttaaaaagatGGAATAAAATCTCTAACCCGatggcaaatacattttttagactGATTTCCTCCAATCCAAGCTTCCAGATCtccctctttaatgtttttcGATCTCGagagtatttatggcagtgaAAAATTACATGCTCCACTGATTCCTCTATTTGACAGTGCTCACATAATCCTGATGTTTGTTTCACGCATCATGCTAATAGCCTACTCAATTCTTGATTGGCCAAAGGTGCGTGCcaaaatttatttattgctaGAGTTTGCTAGATTTACTAGCCCGACGTGCCATTTTACTTGCCCCGGGAAATAATGCAAGCCTTACTATTGAATCATGAtaatattttaatgtgattttataCAACCCAACAAATAGTATACAGTTATGAATGCCTGCAATTAAGTTAGAGATACCTCATACTGTAACTGTAAGTCATAGtaattacaaaaatgtattgttattatGTTGGGGAGTTAAGTAACATGTCTGTTAAATCTGTTATTAGATGTATTTTACATTAGCAATACTCTTCTTGTCTTCTCATGATGTGTCACACCAGTCTTTGAAGAAACTGAACCATGCGAATGTTGTGAAGCTGAAGGAGGTAATCAGAGAGAACGATCACCTGTACTTTGTCTTTGAGTATATGAAGGAGAACCTCTACCAGCTTATGAAGGACAGGTAAAAAAATAACTACCACATTTTACAATGCAAATGTTTGGACAAGGTGTATAAACATAGTGGTTTCTAGCTGGAAATCATGACACAAAGTTACCAAATGTCAGTATCTGGTCAGGAGCGACTCTACAGCATCACTCCTCCTCCTGACCTCAGGAAACAAATCTGTTAGATCCATAATAACACTAGTAAGGTTTTGTGATGGAATTTTGCAGGATTTTGCAgtggaatattttaaaaagcaggaggaaaaagatatatatatatacctatTACTTTGTGTGTACAGAAGCAACCAAAGTGCTGTTTAAGATGATTCTGACATTAGCAGGCTTATGAGAATGCTCTTAATtttatgtttacagaagaaaattATTCCCTGAATCAGTGATAAGAAACATAAGCTTTCAGATTTTACAAGGCCTGTCATTTATTCACAAACATGGTAGGTGCACCGTGTTCCCCATACGTCTTGCAATTGCATGAGAGTGGTTTCATACTGCAAGATTCACTGCATCAAAGTAATGAGAGAGCTATAAAGCTATGAAATATGGACTATTTTAAGTCTTCAATGGTCAAATTGgtgattaattaatgaaaatcGTGTAGTATGTGAACCCTCAATAACTGCCTTGTTTAACAGTCTTATTGAACTCTCTAGTCTGCAGTTCTATAATAAGTGGATGTGTGGATGCATCATATGTATGAAGCAAACTTATCCTGAGAGCGGAAATAACAGACTTCAGAGTCATTTTAATCCCACATGGTCATGTTTaatcagaggagaaaaaaattaTACAAAGTTATGtaaatgcaaacatacacatacagtcaGAACCAGCCTGCATTTGACATACATTGCCATGCTTCCACACAGCCAATATGCATGTACTTTTCtggctttctttttcttttaactgcttttctttaatttctctttcacccttctttcctccctttctctgtctctttggtctgCTGTTAGAGAGAATAAGATGTTCTCAGAAAATGAAATTAGGAACATCATGTTTCAAGTGATATCTGGGTTGGCTTTTGTACATAAGCATGGTAAGAAGCTTTACTCTGTCACTTTTTGCCTGTCCGAAAAGTAGTGTGGTTTTGGTGTGTTTGATATTGTAAAAAGTCTTGTAATTTAGAGTGACCCTTAGAACACCACAAACTCAGTACAATATATGTAAAGCAAAGTATGTGTTAAAAGGTGCCTAATATATTGATGTTAAACCTTCTGCAGGATTCTTCCACCGAGACATGAAGCCAGAGAATCTGTTGTGTATGGGTCCAGAACTGGTCAAAATAGCAGATTTTGGATTGGCCAGAGAGATCCGCTCTAAACCTCCCTACACTGACTATGTATCAACCAGATGGTGAGAGCACTTTTctcatcatcatttaaaaaagaaaaagcaggcATATGCATCAAGAACAGTGTGATAAAGCATGTGTGAATTCAAGCAAAAGAGAACTTCCTCCTTGTAAAATTCACCATGCAGTCTGTGTAATTCGCTTGTTGATTTGATTATATTCTTTGTGTAGGTATCGAGCGCCAGAGGTTCTGCTCAGGTCGTCTACCTACAGCTCTCCTATTGACCTGTGGGCTGTGGGCTGCATCATGGCTGAACTCTACACTCTCAGACCTCTTTTCCCTGGGAACAGTGAAGTGGACGAGATTTTTAAGATCTGCCAAGTCCTAGGCACTGTCAAGAAGGTTAGACGAAACTCAATTGTGAGAGGTGAAAATGGTTGACCTTAATTCAgggttttaaaaatacattttctgatcAGGTGCTGTAATAAAAGAAGTTtatcaaatagaaataaatattgaGTAGGCTAGGATGAGGGGTCCTCTCTCTCCAGTGTAAAGCAGCTTAAGAGTGCTCCATGCCAATCAGGACGCCACTTCATTTCAAAGGCTTTCCCCAAATCCATCACTATTAACTCTGATTGCTAAGCAGAAAGCCTTCAGAGCTCTATTTTGTTATGACCTGGTCAGGAACTGAGTCTGTAACCTCTACAACAAGGGCAGGCATTCAGTGCCACTCATGTGTACTTCACATTGGTTCATGGGTACATTGGTTGAAAAGGTTCATTAGCACACAAGATGAGTCTAGTGTAGggttatacattttttatgatgtATTGTATAATTGCACTGGAGGTTCTTTCATTAAATCACTTGTTGGTGCTGACCAGATGTGTTCAGGGGGTGCTGGGTTTCATTTGCATCATTATATGTGATCTGCACAGAGCAAAATGTCATGTTCTCACAGAGCAAAATGACACAAAGGTTTCTAATGCAGACTTACAAGATGACCCTACAAGTTCAATTTTCTTATAACTCAGTGGCTGTAAACAGTGCAGAATCAATTATTGCTTGTACTGAGACAATGCTCGCTTATAAGGTCCCATATATTTACTGCATGTAACCATGCAAATAATACACGTGCCTTTtaaactgtacttaagcacaTTGCCATAGAttctaaaaagtaaaaaatattttcaaaggtGAGctattaatatataaatactaGCAAAAGAAAATCTCCTACTTCAACCTCTAAACACCTGTTTAATAAATTTAATAATGTGTGACCATCTGACTGTCTCCTCCATTAGTTGGATTGGCCGGAGGGCTACCACCTGGCTTCAGCTATGAACTTTCGCTTTCCCCAATGTGTGCCGACCCACCTAAAGACCCTGATCCCAAATGCCAGCAACGAGGCTATTACCTTGATGAAGGACCTGCTGCAATGGGACCCCAAAAAAAGACCCACTGCTGTACAGGTAGGCAGACTAATGTTTCAAAGTCTGGGTGTAAAACTTCAAAGCTTTAGATTCCATGTCTGTCCAACATCAGTGCCATTTATTGGGaataaaagtattaaatattataaatattttaacacataACAGCCACAGTGATAATTATTCACGGTGTGCATTGTGTTTGGATTGTCATTTTCTAAAACTAAGTATGACCTGGACTTGAAGCAAACTTTTAGATCAGAAAAAACACCCACCTATCCTCAGAGAATGAATTGTGATTACAGTGCAGCACTCACCACATGCAGATTATCTGTAGCTCCAATACTGTGATTGCATTAGCATCCTAATCCCAATCAATTTAAATAGTGCTGAAGCTATACATCATCCCCTCTGCCAGTAGACAATGTTCCACCTCTGCTGATGTCACGTATGTGTATTATCTCTAACACATAGTCATTACATAGATGGACATAATTTACACCCTAGTGAGATAGTTGAATTACTCCATCAGCCTTGAGTAGGAAACACCTTTCCAGAGGGAGTGACAATGCTTTTCCATTCTCTGCTTACAAAGCTCCCAAGTGTTTTGGTTCTATAAGGATACATCACATCCAATTTTAGCCTATTATTAGAAAACCCTCATGATTCATGCTAAACCTAGACAGCAAACAAGTCATTATTTGTATGGAATAAAGTCTGCACTGCAtatccatcatcatcatcaacatgcTCCTGCTTTTTTTGTCAAGTTATTATACTTGTAAGCTGTGTAAGAGACATCTTTATTGTGCTAGAAAACAATGTTTGCAGAATATTCAGAATAACAGAACAGCCATCTGTATTCCTTTCTCTCCCTGGCTAGTCCCTACGTTACCCGTACTTCCAGGTTGGCCAGATCTTAGGGCCTCGTCCTCAGAGTCAGGATGTCAAGAAGGTCCAGGCCAGACAGACGGCTCAGAAGCAGATCTCGGAGTCCAAGAATGATCCCCAGCAGTCTTCCTCTGAGTCCAAAGCCTCCACATCATCCTCCAGaaacccccaccaccaccaccaccaccagcagcatcAACCTCTTCAGCAGATCTC
Protein-coding regions in this window:
- the mak gene encoding serine/threonine-protein kinase MAK isoform X2 — translated: MMNRYTTLKQLGDGTYGSVLMGRSNESGELVAIKRMKRKFYSWEECMNLREVKSLKKLNHANVVKLKEVIRENDHLYFVFEYMKENLYQLMKDRRKLFPESVIRNISFQILQGLSFIHKHGFFHRDMKPENLLCMGPELVKIADFGLAREIRSKPPYTDYVSTRWYRAPEVLLRSSTYSSPIDLWAVGCIMAELYTLRPLFPGNSEVDEIFKICQVLGTVKKLDWPEGYHLASAMNFRFPQCVPTHLKTLIPNASNEAITLMKDLLQWDPKKRPTAVQSLRYPYFQVGQILGPRPQSQDVKKVQARQTAQKQISESKNDPQQSSSESKASTSSSRNPHHHHHHQQHQPLQQISLPQAESKPAGSSYVKAASLGSENNVAGGGMGVLKSGRRRWGQTVAKTSDSWEDSDPSETAVSNSKKPSLGNEEEAKSPKEHRPQPKEQKPLYSFSTVTKLPNNVKIGQMDSSLPGSAARQHYLSQSRYLPGLIGKNQTSSGDKELSGMTLRDLWENSSNTVNKPLAPIGAGLSVTRANAEENASKSVDSPPEKTVVKERILEKIDLSKGNFVSAKYNLSGGYIPSVQKKEVGSVGQRIQLAPLAGQHTINPSSSPDNKKDKPKSAKPKPITNSSLSETNEDYEGWKRRTDRTQMKGSSFSALGKNSGNLLTRAPAVQPVHGRVDWTSKYGGNR
- the mak gene encoding serine/threonine-protein kinase MAK isoform X4, with product MMNRYTTLKQLGDGTYGSVLMGRSNESGELVAIKRMKRKFYSWEECMNLREVKSLKKLNHANVVKLKEVIRENDHLYFVFEYMKENLYQLMKDRENKMFSENEIRNIMFQVISGLAFVHKHGFFHRDMKPENLLCMGPELVKIADFGLAREIRSKPPYTDYVSTRWYRAPEVLLRSSTYSSPIDLWAVGCIMAELYTLRPLFPGNSEVDEIFKICQVLGTVKKLDWPEGYHLASAMNFRFPQCVPTHLKTLIPNASNEAITLMKDLLQWDPKKRPTAVQSLRYPYFQVGQILGPRPQSQDVKKVQARQTAQKQISESKNDPQQSSSESKASTSSSRNPHHHHHHQQHQPLQQISLPQAESKPAGSSYVKAASLGSENNVAGGGMGVLKSGRRRWGQTVAKTSDSWEDSDPSETAVSNSKKPSLGNEEEAKSPKEHRPQPKEQKPLYSFSTVTKLPNNVKIGQMDSSLPGSAARQHYLSQSRYLPGLIGKNQTSSGDKELSGMTLRDLWENSSNTVNKPLAPIGAGLSVTRANAEENASKSVDSPPEKTVVKERILEKIDLSKGNFVSAKYNLSGGYIPSVQKKEVGSVGQRIQLAPLAGQHTNYEGWKRRTDRTQMKGSSFSALGKNSGNLLTRAPAVQPVHGRVDWTSKYGGNR
- the mak gene encoding serine/threonine-protein kinase MAK isoform X9; translated protein: MMNRYTTLKQLGDGTYGSVLMGRSNESGELVAIKRMKRKFYSWEECMNLREVKSLKKLNHANVVKLKEVIRENDHLYFVFEYMKENLYQLMKDRRKLFPESVIRNISFQILQGLSFIHKHGFFHRDMKPENLLCMGPELVKIADFGLAREIRSKPPYTDYVSTRWYRAPEVLLRSSTYSSPIDLWAVGCIMAELYTLRPLFPGNSEVDEIFKICQVLGTVKKLDWPEGYHLASAMNFRFPQCVPTHLKTLIPNASNEAITLMKDLLQWDPKKRPTAVQSLRYPYFQVGQILGPRPQSQDVKKVQARQTAQKQISESKNDPQQSSSESKASTSSSRNPHHHHHHQQHQPLQQISLPQAESKPAGSSYVKAASLGSENNVAGGGMGVLKSGRRRWGQTVAKTSDSWEDSDPSETAVSNSKKPSLGNEEEAKSPKEHRPQPKEQKPLYSFSTVTKLPNNVKIGQMDSSLPGSAARQHYLSQSRYLPGLIGKNQTSSGDKELSGMTLRDLWENSSNTVNKPLAPIGAGLSVTRANAGNFVSAKYNLSGGYIPSVQKKEVGSVGQRIQLAPLAGQHTNYEGWKRRTDRTQMKGSSFSALGKNSGNLLTRAPAVQPVHGRVDWTSKYGGNR
- the mak gene encoding serine/threonine-protein kinase MAK isoform X3 — its product is MMNRYTTLKQLGDGTYGSVLMGRSNESGELVAIKRMKRKFYSWEECMNLREVKSLKKLNHANVVKLKEVIRENDHLYFVFEYMKENLYQLMKDRENKMFSENEIRNIMFQVISGLAFVHKHGFFHRDMKPENLLCMGPELVKIADFGLAREIRSKPPYTDYVSTRWYRAPEVLLRSSTYSSPIDLWAVGCIMAELYTLRPLFPGNSEVDEIFKICQVLGTVKKLDWPEGYHLASAMNFRFPQCVPTHLKTLIPNASNEAITLMKDLLQWDPKKRPTAVQSLRYPYFQVGQILGPRPQSQDVKKVQARQTAQKQISESKNDPQQSSSESKASTSSSRNPHHHHHHQQHQPLQQISLPQAESKPAGSSYVKAASLGSENNVAGGGMGVLKSGRRRWGQTVAKTSDSWEDSDPSETAVSNSKKPSLGNEEEAKSPKEHRPQPKEQKPLYSFSTVTKLPNNVKIGQMDSSLPGSAARQHYLSQSRYLPGLIGKNQTSSGDKELSGMTLRDLWENSSNTVNKPLAPIGAGLSVTRANAGNFVSAKYNLSGGYIPSVQKKEVGSVGQRIQLAPLAGQHTINPSSSPDNKKDKPKSAKPKPITNSSLSETNEDYEGWKRRTDRTQMKGSSFSALGKNSGNLLTRAPAVQPVHGRVDWTSKYGGNR
- the mak gene encoding serine/threonine-protein kinase MAK isoform X8; this encodes MMNRYTTLKQLGDGTYGSVLMGRSNESGELVAIKRMKRKFYSWEECMNLREVKSLKKLNHANVVKLKEVIRENDHLYFVFEYMKENLYQLMKDRRKLFPESVIRNISFQILQGLSFIHKHGFFHRDMKPENLLCMGPELVKIADFGLAREIRSKPPYTDYVSTRWYRAPEVLLRSSTYSSPIDLWAVGCIMAELYTLRPLFPGNSEVDEIFKICQVLGTVKKLDWPEGYHLASAMNFRFPQCVPTHLKTLIPNASNEAITLMKDLLQWDPKKRPTAVQSLRYPYFQVGQILGPRPQSQDVKKVQARQTAQKQISESKNDPQQSSSESKASTSSSRNPHHHHHHQQHQPLQQISLPQAESKPAGSSYVKAASLGSENNVAGGGMGVLKSGRRRWGQTVAKTSDSWEDSDPSETAVSNSKKPSLGNEEEAKSPKEHRPQPKEQKPLYSFSTVTKLPNNVKIGQMDSSLPGSAARQHYLSQSRYLPGLIGKNQTSSGDKELSGMTLRDLWENSSNTVNKPLAPIGAGLSVTRANAEENASKSVDSPPEKTVVKERILEKIDLSKGNFVSAKYNLSGGYIPSVQKKEVGSVGQRIQLAPLAGQHTNYEGWKRRTDRTQMKGSSFSALGKNSGNLLTRAPAVQPVHGRVDWTSKYGGNR
- the mak gene encoding serine/threonine-protein kinase MAK isoform X1, with protein sequence MMNRYTTLKQLGDGTYGSVLMGRSNESGELVAIKRMKRKFYSWEECMNLREVKSLKKLNHANVVKLKEVIRENDHLYFVFEYMKENLYQLMKDRENKMFSENEIRNIMFQVISGLAFVHKHGFFHRDMKPENLLCMGPELVKIADFGLAREIRSKPPYTDYVSTRWYRAPEVLLRSSTYSSPIDLWAVGCIMAELYTLRPLFPGNSEVDEIFKICQVLGTVKKLDWPEGYHLASAMNFRFPQCVPTHLKTLIPNASNEAITLMKDLLQWDPKKRPTAVQSLRYPYFQVGQILGPRPQSQDVKKVQARQTAQKQISESKNDPQQSSSESKASTSSSRNPHHHHHHQQHQPLQQISLPQAESKPAGSSYVKAASLGSENNVAGGGMGVLKSGRRRWGQTVAKTSDSWEDSDPSETAVSNSKKPSLGNEEEAKSPKEHRPQPKEQKPLYSFSTVTKLPNNVKIGQMDSSLPGSAARQHYLSQSRYLPGLIGKNQTSSGDKELSGMTLRDLWENSSNTVNKPLAPIGAGLSVTRANAEENASKSVDSPPEKTVVKERILEKIDLSKGNFVSAKYNLSGGYIPSVQKKEVGSVGQRIQLAPLAGQHTINPSSSPDNKKDKPKSAKPKPITNSSLSETNEDYEGWKRRTDRTQMKGSSFSALGKNSGNLLTRAPAVQPVHGRVDWTSKYGGNR
- the mak gene encoding serine/threonine-protein kinase MAK isoform X5 yields the protein MMNRYTTLKQLGDGTYGSVLMGRSNESGELVAIKRMKRKFYSWEECMNLREVKSLKKLNHANVVKLKEVIRENDHLYFVFEYMKENLYQLMKDRENKMFSENEIRNIMFQVISGLAFVHKHGFFHRDMKPENLLCMGPELVKIADFGLAREIRSKPPYTDYVSTRWYRAPEVLLRSSTYSSPIDLWAVGCIMAELYTLRPLFPGNSEVDEIFKICQVLGTVKKLDWPEGYHLASAMNFRFPQCVPTHLKTLIPNASNEAITLMKDLLQWDPKKRPTAVQSLRYPYFQVGQILGPRPQSQDVKKVQARQTAQKQISESKNDPQQSSSESKASTSSSRNPHHHHHHQQHQPLQQISLPQAESKPAGSSYVKAASLGSENNVAGGGMGVLKSGRRRWGQTVAKTSDSWEDSDPSETAVSNSKKPSLGNEEEAKSPKEHRPQPKEQKPLYSFSTVTKLPNNVKIGQMDSSLPGSAARQHYLSQSRYLPGLIGKNQTSSGDKELSGMTLRDLWENSSNTVNKPLAPIGAGLSVTRANAGNFVSAKYNLSGGYIPSVQKKEVGSVGQRIQLAPLAGQHTNYEGWKRRTDRTQMKGSSFSALGKNSGNLLTRAPAVQPVHGRVDWTSKYGGNR